One window of the Eucalyptus grandis isolate ANBG69807.140 chromosome 8, ASM1654582v1, whole genome shotgun sequence genome contains the following:
- the LOC104417854 gene encoding G-type lectin S-receptor-like serine/threonine-protein kinase LECRK3, giving the protein MAARIFCLLPLVFLFIIANSQGQKNISLTDTLTPTSKSSWLSPSGVFAFGFYQRGNGYYVGIFLPGTPTKTVVWTYDRDNPPLPSNSTLRFDVNGGLVLQSAQEQDKYVASPTDTIASASMLDSGNFVLYNSNQEVIWQSFDTPTDTILGGQRLSAQDELHSSASVTDPSTGLFLAIMQLDGVLALYPEDTPFTAEYGYWDSKTPNNGQDVTLHLENDGFLYLLKPPGTYLLNFTSQGIPKKDTIYLARIDPDGIFRLYSYNITRNDDWPVKWSEPKDRCLPKGLCGLNGFCTNVDQNYTCQCLPGSVKYGNGTAGCERNITAESCNNLTVSYDMQPVLDTTWEYTTDSALTSLTKDECLEACRQDCKCEAVTYNASQYCYKQNHPLKFGRVTEGISNPQLYVKVGGGNGTKGDDGGGGNGTKGSEQKHTRRVILIAVASSIAFAIVMLAMSVIIVHRNRFWVYKRSPKEGFLTTIEDVAPTSYTFEDLKKVTGNFSEEIGGGAFGTVYKGTLMKNEHSSKAVAVKKLKDISSDGEREFLAEVKTIGKTHHRNLVRLLGYCHDGENRLLVYEYMSNGSLADVLFKAEHQASWDVKMGIAQNVARGLLYLHEECETQIIHCDIKPQNILIDDNMQAKIADFGLSKLLKPDQTNTTTMIRGTRGYVAPEWHKQLPVTVKADTYSFGVVLLEIICGRRYVDSNLPEEEAVLEDWVYHCFQVGELDKLVHYQTIDQKQLERMVKVALLCIQEEPALRPSMRKVLLMLEGTVDVPIPPCLTSFSSVI; this is encoded by the coding sequence ATGGCTGCTCGAATTTTCTGTCTCCTCCCATTGGTATTCCTGTTCATAATAGCAAATTCCCAAGGACAGAAAAACATCAGCCTCACCGATACTCTCACTCCCACCTCCAAATCCTCATGGCTCTCGCCTTCCGGTGTCTTTGCGTTTGGATTCTACCAGAGAGGCAACGGTTATTACGTGGGAATCTTCCTACCAGGGACTCCAACTAAAACCGTAGTCTGGACTTATGACCGAGATAACCCTCCGCTTCCGAGCAATTCCACTCTACGTTTCGACGTCAATGGCGGACTCGTTCTTCAGTCAGCACAAGAACAGGATAAATATGTCGCCTCTCCTACTGATACGATCGCTTCGGCTTCAATGCTTGATTCGGGGAACTTCGTTCTATACAACTCTAACCAGGAAGTAATATGGCAGAGCTTCGACACACCAACAGATACCATCTTAGGCGGTCAACGTCTATCGGCACAAGATGAGTTGCATTCAAGTGCTTCGGTCACTGATCCATCTACAGGTCTCTTTCTTGCCATCATGCAGTTAGATGGAGTGCTTGCGTTATATCCCGAGGACACTCCATTTACTGCCGAATACGGTTACTGGGATTCCAAGACGCCTAATAATGGTCAGGATGTGACGCTACATCTTGAGAATGATGGGTTTCTCTACCTGTTGAAACCCCCAGGCACATACCTACTCAATTTCACGAGCCAAGGAATTCCTAAAAAAGATACGATCTATCTTGCCAGGATTGACCCAGATGGGATTTTCCGGCTATACTCATACAACATAACCAGGAATGACGATTGGCCCGTCAAATGGTCTGAACCAAAAGACAGATGCCTCCCCAAGGGCCTATGCGGGCTTAACGGGTTTTGTACGAATGTTGATCAGAATTATACGTGCCAGTGTCTTCCAGGATCTGTGAAGTACGGCAACGGGACTGCAGGCTGTGAGAGGAACATCACTGCAGAAAGCTGCAATAACCTCACGGTCAGCTACGACATGCAACCTGTTCTTGACACCACGTGGGAGTACACCACGGATTCCGCTCTTACATCGTTGACCAAGGATGAATGTCTAGAAGCGTGTCGGCAGGATTGCAAATGCGAAGCTGTTACATACAACGCCAGTCAATACTGCTACAAGCAGAACCATCCTCTAAAATTCGGTAGAGTCACTGAAGGGATCTCAAACCCACAACTTTACGTCAAGGTAGGTGGAGGCAATGGAACAAAAGGTGATGATGGAGGTGGAGGCAATGGAACAAAAGGCTCTGAGCAAAAGCATACTCGGAGAGTTATTCTGATTGCAGTTGCATCATCGATTGCTTTTGCAATAGTGATGTTGGCGATGTCTGTAATTATTGTTCACAGGAATCGTTTCTGGGTTTACAAAAGGTCTCCAAAGGAGGGATTTCTCACAACAATTGAAGATGTTGCTCCTACATCGTATACTTTTGAAGACCTGAAGAAAGTGACCGGAAATTTTTCGGAAGAGATTGGCGGGGGAGCATTCGGAACAGTCTACAAAGGAACGCTGATGAAGAATGAGCACAGCAGCAAAGCCGTAGCTGTTAAGAAGCTAAAAGATATCTCATCCGATGGGGAAAGGGAGTTCCTAGCTGAGGTGAAAACTATTGGAAAGACTCATCACCGGAATTTGGTCCGACTGCTAGGTTATTGTCACGATGGAGAGAATAGGCTCTTGGTGTATGAGTACATGAGCAATGGGTCACTTGCCGATGTACTCTTTAAAGCTGAACACCAAGCCAGTTGGGATGTGAAAATGGGAATAGCTCAGAATGTTGCCAGAGGGCTTCTTTATCTACATGAAGAATGCGAGACGCAGATCATTCATTGTGACATAAAGCCTCAGAACATATTGATAGATGACAACATGCAAGCAAAGATCGCTGATTTTGGGCTGTCGAAACTGCTGAAGCCAGATCAGACCAATACCACAACAATGATAAGGGGTACAAGAGGGTATGTTGCGCCGGAGTGGCACAAGCAACTGCCGGTGACGGTGAAAGCGGACACTTACAGCTTCGGCGTTGTGCTGTTGGAGATCATCTGTGGCCGAAGGTATGTGGATTCGAACCTTCCTGAGGAGGAAGCTGTTCTCGAAGATTGGGTTTACCACTGCTTCCAGGTCGGCGAGCTGGATAAACTGGTGCATTATCAAACTATTGACCAAAAACAATTGGAGAGGATGGTTAAAGTTGCACTTTTGTGTATCCAAGAAGAGCCAGCTCTTCGTCCTTCGATGAGAAAGGTGCTGCTGATGCTTGAAGGCACGGTCGACGTTCCAATCCCTCCTTGTCTTACTTCCTTCTCCAGTGTTATCTGA
- the LOC104415866 gene encoding G-type lectin S-receptor-like serine/threonine-protein kinase LECRK1, which yields MAARIFCLLPLAFLFILANSQGQKNISLTDTLTPTSKSSWLSPSGVFAFGFYQRGNGYYVGIYLPGTPNKTVVWTCNRDDPPLPSNSTLRFDGSGKIVLSSAQAPETYVATPSGTTASATMLDSGNFVLYNSNQEVIWQSFDTPTDTILGGQRLPAKQELQRELHSSASVTDPSTGLFLAIMQLDGVLALYPNGKPFTPEYGYWDSGTPNNGQDVTLHLENDGFLYLLKPPGIYLANFTSQGLPKEDMIYLARIDPDGIFRLYSYNITRNDDLFVKWHEPIDICSPIGLCGLNGFCVNNGQDYACQCLPGFVPVEDGNGAAGCNSTITAESCKNAAASYDMQLVRTIWKDATYSALTSLTRDGCLEECRQDCNCEAVTYNASQSCNKQNLPLTFGGRDSDGNSQLYVKVGHAGPQDGGRNGSEQKHTRRDILIAVGSLIAFAIVMLAVSVIIVHRNRFWVYERSPKEGFLTTIEDVAPTSYTFEDLKKVTGNFSEEIGRGAFGTVYKGTLMKNEHSSKAVAVKKLKEISSDGEREFLAEVKTIGKTHHRNLVRLLGYCHDGENRLLVYEYMSNGSLADVLFKAEHQASWDVKMRIAQNVARGLLYLHEECETQIIHCDIKPQNILIDDNMQAKIADFGLSKLLKPDQSNTTTMIRGTRGYVAPEWHKQLPVTVKADTYSFGVVLLEIICGRRCVDSSLPEEEAVLEDWVYHCFQAGELDKIVHYQTIDQKQLERMVKVALLCIQEEPALRPSMRKVLLMLEGTVDVPIPPCLTSFLSVI from the coding sequence ATGGCTGCTCGAATTTTCTGTCTCCTCCCATTGGCATTCCTGTTCATACTAGCAAATTCCCAAGGACAGAAAAACATCAGCCTCACCGATACTCTCACTCCCACCTCCAAATCCTCATGGCTCTCGCCTTCCGGTGTCTTTGCGTTTGGATTCTACCAGAGAGGCAACGGTTATTACGTGGGAATCTACCTGCCAGGGACTCCAAATAAAACCGTGGTTTGGACTTGCAACAGAGATGACCCTCCGCTTCCGAGCAATTCCACTCTGCGTTTCGATGGAAGTGGCAAAATCGTTTTGTCATCAGCACAAGCACCGGAGACCTATGTTGCCACTCCTAGTGGTACGACTGCTTCGGCCACAATGCTCGATTCAGGGAACTTCGTTCTATACAACTCTAACCAGGAAGTAATATGGCAGAGCTTCGACACACCGACAGATACCATCTTAGGCGGTCAACGTCTACCGGCAAAACAAGAGCTGCAACGAGAGTTGCATTCAAGTGCTTCGGTCACTGATCCATCTACGGGTCTCTTTCTTGCCATCATGCAGTTAGATGGAGTGCTTGCCTTATATCCCAACGGCAAACCATTTACTCCCGAATACGGTTACTGGGATTCCGGGACGCCTAATAATGGTCAGGATGTGACGCTTCATCTTGAGAATGATGGGTTTCTCTACCTGTTGAAACCCCCAGGCATATACCTTGCGAATTTCACCAGCCAAGGACTTCCTAAAGAAGATATGATCTATCTTGCCAGGATTGACCCAGATGGGATTTTCCGGCTATACTCATACAACATAACCCGGAATGACGATTTGTTCGTCAAATGGCATGAACCAATCGACATATGCAGCCCCATAGGCCTATGCGGGCTTAATGGGTTTTGTGTGAATAATGGTCAGGATTATGCGTGCCAGTGTCTTCCTGGATTCGTACCTGTTGAGGACGGCAACGGGGCTGCAGGGTGTAATAGCACCATCACCGCAGAAAGCTGCAAGAACGCCGCGGCCAGCTACGACATGCAACTTGTTCGCACCATATGGAAGGATGCCACGTATTCCGCTCTTACATCGTTGACCAGGGACGGATGTCTAGAAGAGTGTCGGCAGGATTGCAATTGCGAGGCTGTTACATACAACGCCAGTCAATCCTGCAACAAGCAGAACCTTCCTCTAACATTCGGTGGGAGAGACTCTGACGGGAACTCACAACTTTATGTCAAGGTAGGTCATGCTGGACCTCAAGACGGCGGAAGAAATGGCTCTGAGCAAAAGCATACTCGGAGAGACATTCTGATTGCAGTTGGATCATTGATTGCTTTTGCAATAGTGATGTTGGCGGTGTCTGTAATTATTGTTCACAGGAATCGTTTCTGGGTTTACGAAAGGTCTCCAAAGGAGGGATTTCTCACAACAATTGAAGATGTTGCTCCTACATCGTATACTTTTGAAGACCTGAAGAAAGTGACCGGAAATTTTTCGGAAGAGATTGGCAGGGGAGCATTCGGAACAGTCTACAAAGGCACGCTGATGAAGAATGAGCACAGCAGCAAAGCCGTAGCTGTTAAGAAGCTAAAAGAGATCTCATCCGATGGGGAAAGGGAGTTCCTAGCTGAGGTGAAAACTATTGGAAAGACTCATCACCGGAATTTGGTCCGACTGCTAGGTTATTGTCACGATGGAGAGAATAGGCTCTTGGTGTATGAGTACATGAGCAATGGGTCACTTGCCGATGTACTCTTTAAAGCCGAACACCAAGCCAGTTGGGATGTGAAAATGCGAATAGCTCAGAATGTTGCCAGAGGGCTTCTTTATCTACATGAAGAGTGCGAGACGCAGATCATTCATTGTGACATAAAGCCTCAGAACATATTGATAGATGACAACATGCAAGCAAAGATCGCTGATTTTGGGCTGTCGAAACTGCTGAAGCCAGATCAGAGCAATACCACAACAATGATAAGGGGTACAAGAGGGTATGTTGCGCCGGAGTGGCACAAGCAACTGCCAGTGACGGTGAAAGCGGACACTTACAGCTTCGGTGTTGTGCTGTTAGAGATCATCTGTGGCCGAAGGTGTGTGGATTCGAGCCTTCCTGAGGAGGAAGCTGTTCTCGAGGATTGGGTTTACCACTGCTTCCAGGCCGGCGAGCTGGATAAAATAGTGCATTATCAAACTATTGACCAAAAACAATTGGAGAGGATGGTTAAAGTTGCACTTTTGTGTATCCAAGAAGAGCCAGCTCTCCGTCCTTCGATGAGAAAGGTGCTGCTGATGCTTGAAGGCACGGTCGACGTTCCAATCCCTCCTTGTCTTACTTCCTTCCTCAGTGTTATCTGA